aGCGCGCGCCGCCGGGCGGCCAATGCACGGGGGCGCAGCCGGCAGCGCATGCGCGTTGTCAACGCTGAAGCCATAAGGCCCCGCTGCCCCAGCCTGCCGGGGCTACCAGCGGTacctgccctgtgccagggatgGCGGCGTTGCCGCCCGCGCCCGGCCTGTCCCGTCTCGGCAGCTCCTCACGCGCTCCTTCTCCTTCCCGGCGCTGGCTAAggccagcccagggctcctgAGATACTCTGTGAAGCGATGCAGGAACTCCTGCCTCGTAGTCTGAGACAGGAGGCAAAGAGATCCCGGTTATTTATTTAACAAGGAAGGAGATGCGGCCGAGCCGCCCGCCGGGGGAGGCTCCCCAcgcctcccgccgccgctcccAGCATGGTGGCTCCAGGGTGCCGCTCCCCGCCGTTCCCAATATGGCGCCGCATCGTGCCCTCAATTCTCGCGAGATCTCGACAGTATTTATATCGCGCCGGCGGTGCTTCTGCCCTTCCGGTCCGAGCAGCGGCAGCCATGAGGTGGGTCTGGAGGCCATCCGCCGCCATCCGCCCTGTCAGCCGTCATCCGCACCCGGTGGGATCCCGGGCCCGTCCGGGCCGCCGGCGGGGCCCGGTCAACGGGGTCAATCGCGGGGGGAACGCGCGGGGACCGGGTCGGGCTCGTCCGCGTCCCGGGCGGAGCCGGCCTTGAGCCCGCGTTGTTTCCTCCCGCAGCAGCAAAGTGTCCCGGGACACCCTGTACGAGGCGGTGAAGGAGGTGCTGCACGGCAGCCGTGCCAAGAAGCGCAAGTAAGAGCCACGGACACGGCGGGAGCGGACGTGTCACCCCCAGCCTCGGCCTTCCCCCCTCCGTGCCCGGCCAGGCCTCACCCGGTGCCTCCCGCAGGTTCGTGGAGACGGTGGAGCTGCAGATCAGCCTCAAGAACTATGACCCGCAGAAGGACAAGCGGTTCTCCGGTACCGTCAGGTTCGCCATCCTCTCGCTCCTACCCAGCCTTCGGCCCTGCCCGGCCCTGCTCGGGGCCGCCGCAGGTCCGAACCGCTTGGGGAGTCCAGCGCGCCTCGGCCCAGTGGGAGCGGCTGGACGGACCCTCACCCTGGGTCTTAAAACATGAGGGGAggtgcagcagccccagggctgtccccaccGGCCTGCTGGGGACGGCAGGTGAGCGGCTGTGCAGGATGCCTCTTCCTGTGGTAAGGTGTTTCCGTGCTGGCTCCATGGACGACACGTGGGTGGTGCTGGCTGGTCACTGACTTGGACCTTCCTTCCTTGCTTCTGCAGGTTGAAGTCGACGCCACGGCCCAAATTCTCTGTCTGTCTGCTGGGGGACCAGCAACATTGCGATGAGGCCAAAGCAGTTGACATCCCTCACATGGACATAGAAGCTCTAAAGAAGCTCAACAAAAACAAGAAGCTGGTGAAGAAGCTGGGTGAGTGTCAGTAAGGCTTTTCCCTATGCTCAGATTTCCATATCATGGGTAGTTGTAGAGCTGAAAAGCTGAGCAGAGTCAACTCCAGTACCAAAATCTGCCCAAAAACTATTCAGAAAAGCCACCAGGTTGTTTCCAGTGCAGGTTTCACAGGTCAGTACTGCAGAACTGGAGCTGATTGTCCAAGGAAGggagaaagactgaaaatgtcCCTGTCGACAGTTTCACCCTTCCTTGTGTCCCTCGATTTCCTGGTCAGGGAGCTGGAGGGCAGCAAAAGCCAAGAAATGATAGAAGCCAAGAGTGTGTTTTAGTCCTGCAGTTCTTATGTGAACAGAATGAAAtgcattccttttttcttgctcagagagaaaaatctttccctGAGAATTCCAGAGTCCTTGAGATACATTCCTCAGGCAGACGGGAACTTTCCCCTCAATCCATAATGTGCCATAGAACTATGTGCTGTTAGGAAATGACCGTGATTGTTGGCTAAGCCTCTTCTAGATGGATCCTCTATCGCATTTCATCCTGGTGTCCACAGTCTGTAGCAGAGCTTGGAGTTAGTTCGGTGTCACCTGGGGCTTAGCAAAGAACAGTTAATCAGGGAACAAGCTGTCATTTGGAGTCTCTGTTGAGTGAGGCTGgggcctggctgctgtggcagtCATTCCTCAGAGATTGTAGGCTGTCGTTCTATTCGGAACGGCTGggaagaacgacacagactctctaggaGTCGGTTAGGAGAATATCTCGTAGTTTATTACTTTAGCTTTGTTTTATAAACTGATACGTGGAAAGTGTCAGTTTATAAAAggatacagaaaggaaactcttactGGTTAGCAAATTACATTACCATCACTGGTCAGTGGGGCACGCtaccccctgactttctcctgcaaagaaaacaagggacagacaaacagcacctggcaaggctgttttctgtctctgagaaTTGTTTCGAATACTCCCATGAATTTCTCAGGTTAGCTtctcaggcaggactgagagCTATGTGGCCTGTAATTTCTACAggctctctgtttcagagttagaCACAGAGTCCACAGTAGGCAAAACTAGCTCCAGTTAGGTGGGACCCAGGGAACTGAAATTGCAGCAGGGAGTCGCATGTTCTCAGCTGAGTCCCTCGCTGGGAGGTTGGTTTGGGAGCAGAGTCCATCCTTACCTCCCAGGTTGTCTCCTTGCAGCTAAGAAGTACGATGCCTTCCTGGCTTCTGAGTCCTTGATCAAGCAGATTCCTCGAATCCTGGGCCCAGGCCTGAACAAAGCTGggaaattcccttctctcctcaCCCACAATGAGAATCTGGTGGCTAAGGTGGATGAGGTCAAATCAACCATCAAGTTTCAGATGAAGAAGGTAAAGCGTGGCTTTAGTTGTGTACCTGGGGGTTGTTCTGTGTCTCTGCCATGTCTGGGTTGGTCTGTAGGTGTCCCTCGAGTGTTCCTCAAACTGTGGCAGTTTTCTCCAGCAAAGGGAAATGGTATCAGGAGTGTTCCGTGGCCAGCCAGAGAGGAGGAATAATTTAACTGTGGTTGACAGATCTTGGAACAAATGATGAGGAAATGATTAGATGTTTCAGTGCTGAGTACAATGCAGTGAAATTAATGCTGCTCCCAGCATGTGGGTGCTGCTCAAGGAGGGGGACCTGGCCAGGTGTGTCCCTGTCGGGGGCTGAGTGTGAGTGAGGCTTTTTTTGGGGGTGAGTCTTGGACTTGACTCTATCTGAGGGAAcatgggagcagctctgtggggatCTGCTCTTGGTGTTGAGGTGAACTGACTCCCTCAAACCAAAATAACCCTGTTTAGGCATCCTAACCCTGTGTCAGTGGACCAAGTGTGACTCATGGGGGCACATCTGGGAGGACACAGCAGATGTGAGGGTTTGCAGATGCTTGAGCATTTAAAATAGCTGAGCTAATGTGTCCTGACACTTGGCCTGTCGGCTCACTCCAGCCTGTGGGGAGCGTTGGCCTCCAGGCTGCTCGGGGGGGCCAGGCGGGAGGAATGGCCCTCCTGGGCCTTTGTCACagtgcagagagagagagggctgggggctggcCCCAGGGGCAGAAAGGGAAGCTGGTGTGGGCTTGGCAGAGCAGGGTaatgctgagctgtgctcctgtGCCAGTTCTTCACAGTGTGCCACAGGTCCTTCCTGGTGTCTCATATGTGGGAGGCAGCCGTGCTCCCTCCTCACCCAGTCACCTCTGCACGTGTTAGAGGTGGCGTCCAGGTGCTACAGGGAGCCATAGGCCAGGTGGAAAAGCCTGTGGGTGGGCTGGGGAAGCCATATCCAAACCATGGGACAGCACAACACACTGATGAGTGGGTCAGCTCTTGTCACCTTTGCTTTGCCTGTGAAAGCTGTACCTGTGTCTGTCCCCAGGTGCTCTGTCTGGCTGTTGCTGTGGGTCACGTGAAGATGACAGAAGATGAGCTTGTCTACAACATCCACCTGGCCATCAACTTCCTGGTGTCGCTGCTGAAGAAGAACTGGCAGAACGTGCGAGCTCTGTACATCAAGAGCACCATGGGGAAACCCCAGCGCCTCTACTAAAGGGGGGCAGCAATAAATTCTGCAGGCACCCACAGCTGTGTGTGGTTCTGTTCCTCCAGAGCTCCTTGGGGAGGGTTTGCCTAAGAACAGCTTGCTTCCTCCTGAGGAAGGCCTCAGATGTTGTGCTGAGTTGAGAGAGAGATGAATACCAAGTGGGATGTTGGAGCTTTTGAGGGAAGGAGCCTCATACCCCCCTGCATTCAgagggggaggggaaaggacTCCActctccccagagcagaggtgtCCCAGCCAGGTGCAGGTTCAGCACCTGTAGCCCCCAGATCCCACAGGAGCCTTTCCTGGTACAGAGCTCACCTgagtcctgctgcagagcccagccctgctctgggaggACCAGCAGAAGCCTTTAAGGGCAAGTGCCCCTCACCAGCCCACGCCTGCCCAGGGGGCAGCTCCTGAGGACTTGAGCATTGTTTAACTCTATGTTCTGGcctaaaaatgaaatttgttgCATCTAAGTAATGTGTGTAAATTGCGTAGGGGCTGGAAAGCTTAGGGAAGTGCAGCATTTAAACttctggagggagaaaaaatactttgggcCCTGGAAAAGCTTGTCGGGCTCTGAGggaacaaaacaatgaaaacagtTCTGGATCCTGCTGTTAGAAACCTTTAAAATAAGCATCAGAGCCAGTTTTTGAAAGATCAACACAACAccaagaaattccatttaataattaaaaaaagacaatacaaaatgcaaacatttctttttacaaagttcaaataacattttttttttcttttaatcaagTGCAAATAACTTCATGAACTACATCTTGCTCATCACTTTAATCATTTCTGCTGGAGATGGCAAGTCCTGGCCCGCTGCAAAAGGCAGATATAAATACTCCAAcgtggaaaaaaaccccaaaaaccaaaaccccaacaaccctCATTTCTCCTGACAGCTTCAAAACCTTGATCCCCGAGGTGGCTGATGTGGGTTTCAGCCTTTCAAACCCATGCTGAGGTGGGGGGTGGGTGaggagtggggctgggctgctgtggggtgggtGGCTCTAGGGGCCCTGTGGaatttctgtggcatttttgAGCTATTTGgtgaaaggagaagggaggaacACCATTACCAGATACTTTGGCCATTCCAGGAAGGTGTGCTGCCTGCCTCATCCTTCCACAGCTGCTTCAGGAAGCAGAGGTGGCTGGTGCAGTGACAAGGGTGACAGCCAGGGCACACCAAGGGCCTGATGCCCTACAAAGGCAGCTGAGGCTGGGCAGTAACCTGACATTAGATTAGCCACAGTTAATCAAACTTAATGAACTGGTGGACATCAGGGGCTATGGCCATCCAGGGCACCACAGCAGGGTTGGTCATTCCTgggctgattttatttttgctgctggcttttttctttccttctaaatATGAAGGACTCTTTCAAAGGTCACTGGCCTTGCACCACTGTCCCAGAGCCACAAAACCCCTCCAGATCCCTACAGCAGCTTTTGTGCATTaaagcagctgctttcagaCAGTGACCAAGTGGCAAACAGCTCAGCCCACAGATGTGGAGCTTCCAAACaggctgggagccagcagcaggagaggaaaatccaCAGCTGGGATGAATCAGGACAGACTTTTCCAACTGACAAACCTCAgcccctgtgccagtgctcagcctgcctgcagcccctcacaGAGCCCGGGAGAGGCTCCTGGGGTGCTGGAGCACTGTGGATGaagcagggaaaacagggatgAGCAGCTGCTTCCCCCAGATGCAGGAAAGATGGACCCAGCGGGACATGCAGAGCAATAAATAAATGGTTTGTTaaaagcagggctgggctcaggtATGGGCAAAGAAACATTGAGGGTCAAGTGGGGACAGTGATGGGAAGGGACCTGGCACTGGCAGAGTAAGTCGATCATGTTTAGTCCTGGCAGCTCCAGTTCTTTGAGAGGATGAAGATGGGGATGAAGGTGTGGGGAGGATGACAGCTGAGAACTGGTGGTGGGACTGGAAAAGTAGGGAGGCTTGGGGAGGAGGGATGAGTGGTGGCAGCAGTTGCCTGTCCCTGGGAGTCCTGTCTGTCACATGAAGATGCTGGGGACAGTGATGTCCACCTGTCCACTGTCCCCAGCTGAGCCTGTCTGGGGGAGGCAGATGCAGTGAAATGGGGTGGCAGATGGGTCTTCCCCAGGATCTGTGccccacttccctggggaaggaCTCCCACAGCAGAGGCATGGGGCCAGAAATGCCCGGTGGGAATCAAAAGCACAAAACCTCCCCAGGTCCGTGAAGGTATCACTCTACCTGGGGGAGAGATTCTGGGGCTCAGTGGAGGGCTAGGCTAGCCcacctcccagcagctgttGGCTCATCCCTGAGCCCCTGCAGGGAAGCAAATAGTTTGCAACAAGCAGGTGACACAGCCGAGTTTTGATCCCCCTTGCAACAGGGCCTGAACAACGCCCAAACTGCAGTGGATCAGTCTGAAAGGATCAACTCCATCCCCCATGGATGGACCAAGACTCCTCCAACTCTCTGCAAAAACTCACCCCATTGCTCCAAGCAGGATAGGCACCGTCTCCCCCCAGACAGGGGCTTTTATCGGGAACAGAGGTGGCAGAAGAGGCCTGAAGATGCCATCACTGCTggtcagcacagcccagggcccAGCTTGCTCTGTGTggatggtttttgttttcttgcaaacaCACATTCTCATTTCTCAGGCAGTTATAAATATTGTCTTTtctagtaagaaaaaaaaaaacaaacaacttccCTCTAAATAATATAAGGAAGACTCAAATGATTGCACTTAATACATATGAAAAAGGTAGAAAGGAGGATATCCTAGTGCACAAACATTAACTCCTGCTCTTCTCAAAGCTTGCTTTTCCGAGTTACTCTTTGGCAGAGCTTGTAACAAAGTCTGGTTTCTTGGCACAAATGTCTGGGGTGGAGGGNNNNNNNNNNNNNNNNNNNNgggggggaggaaaaaaaagtcgAACCCGGCTGAAAGTCCTTCTCCTTTGCTCCCTGTTTTCTCCCGTGCAGCCAGACATTGTTCTCCGGGAACGTGGCTTGGCTGCGCTtccctcccagcaccagcactgctctccagcgGGACAGAGCCACCACGGTGCCGCGCTGGTGGGCTTTGCCATCACTCCTTTGCACTTCCTTTTTAATCAAGTCGGCTTTGTCAGTTCTCTTCCCCTCGACCTCTGCAAAGCGGCGCCGGTAGCCGGGGCCCGGCTCTGCGGTGGACACGGTGTCAGCTCCTGCGCTCCTCTGCGGGGCCGGAGCCAGCCCGGGGGCTGCAAGACAAGGACCCACCCCACTGTCCTGGGCTGATGATAGCACCAGGGAACGGGGGCAGACCTGGCGTAAAGGAAACCAAAGGAAGGACACGGGACAGCGAAAGAACCACTACTTCAGTTTCCTAAAACCTTCCAAAAGAAGCTGCTTCGGAAGAGGGGAGCGGCTTCACCGCCGCTGGGTGAGACCGGAGCGTGCCCCCGGCTGGGAGCGCAGCTCTACAGGGAGCGGCGGAGAAATAGTGGGGGGAAGTCTGCGGGATGAGCGGTGGCGATCCTGCCGGAGCCAGGcggaggaaggaaaaatcataaaggagaaggaagggagaagagtGTTTCCTTGGCTGCGAGGCggcccggggcggcggggcaCAGGGGGCTATTTGTAAGGTCGGAGGAAGCTGGAGACTTTGGAGCGCAGGAGTTTAATGAAGGAGCGGGGCAGCATTTCCTTGTGCTTCTCTGTGTACTTGAAGTAGTTCTGGGGGTGTGCCAGCACGTCGAAGAAAGCTTTGATGAGCTTCTTGTCCTGCAGGGAAGCCGAGGCAGAGGGATGTTCATCATCCCGCCGCCGTGCTACCCTGAACTGAAGTCCCAAGtgcaaggagagcaggaggcaTCCCCAAAGGGAAGGATTGTCCTGCATCCCCCACAGTCCTGGGTAACACAGACCTGGGGGCACACACTCACCTTGAGGATCTCCTGGTGGTTCTCAGAGGCGTAGAGTCTTCCATCCCGCACGATGTCCTCCACCAGCTGCTCATAGTCCTCTGCCAAAAAACACAGGGCATGAGCTGCCACTTGTCCCCAAACCTCTGTTCTCCATCCTTCAGTCCACTCCCTCCAAACACACAGGAGGTGTGAACTGGGGGTCCCAAACTGTGGTAGGGAGAATCATCAGCGTGTTGGGGTGGCATCTTCCCATGCCCCGTGCTCACCGTCGTAAGTGACATAGGGGATCTGGAAGCCCCGAGCACTGTTGGCTTCACTGGTTTTGAAGTTGATCCAGAGCTTGCGGGAGCGGGCGGTGAAGGCGATGGGTCTCTCGTAGGTCTGGCAGGTCTCGTAGGTGGTGATAGAGGatggggaggctgcagggaacagCAAGGGGACACATGATGCTGGTTGCCCATCAGCAGAGCTGCGGTAGCCTTACTGCGTCAAGGGTGGCATCAGGGATGGGAATTGTCCGTGCTGAGCAAGGCTGAGCCCCCTAACCCTCATGTTACATATCAGGGACTTCTGTGCTCTGGAAAACACCAGATGGGGCTTTTAACCCCCAAAATAAAGGCTGAGGCCCAGGTGCGCATCCCCGAAATCCAACATGATGCCCAGATAGCAGGGTGATGCTCATCACCTCACTCACCCTATTCCCAAAattcccctcctgctgcccagggatgtgccTTTCTCCCTCTGCACAAGGCAGCTCTGCCAAGCCCCAACCTTCTTCTCCCCATCTCCTCCCCTGAGCACCGCGGCCCGCTCGGTTACCTACAGTTTTTCCGCATGACCAACACGTCGCCACACTCGTCCTCGGAGGGGAGGAAGATCTCTGGCACCACGATGAGGATCTTGCGCTTGGGTGGGGGATTGATGTTCCAGGTGCACTCGATGTTGGCGGGGTAATTCCCCGGGTAGTTGGGGGACTCGATGTAGCCTGTGTACTCACCCAGCTCCCCTCCACACTGCCGGTCTGCAAGGCAGGGAGACCGGTTCAACTGGGAACCAGCAGCATGAGGGCAGTGGGGTGGTGTTCCATTGGGGGTGGTTTACTGGGAAAGAGGGGCACTGTCCCATTAGGCAACCCCCATGCCTGCCTGCACGCACAAAGCGCTGAAATAACCCCAAACTCTATagatttttaatacttttgAAGGAGGACCCTACACCTGTCCCCCCCTTCTGTTGCACCCCAGCTCGCCTACTTTTGCACTGGGACACAGAGGTGGAGCCATCGAAGTCGGTGGTGGTGTTGCCAGGGCAGGAGATGCAGTAATTCTGCCGGAAATCGGGCTGGTAGGTGCCCACGGTGCAGCGGATGCAGCGGTGGACGCTCGTGTTGTAGTAGTGCCCAGGGGAGCACTGCACTGGGGGGTCAGGGAGCACAGGGGGCTGTgtcagctgctggcacagccctgctggctggCCCCTTCCTGGGGACCAGCTCTGACCTACCTTTGGTGTCACAGTCCTGGAAGGAGAGGGCTCCCTCGTGACGGGTGGTCAGCCCCCCACCGCAGGGGAAGCAGAGCGCCCGTCCCACCTCAGGCTGGTAGGACCCACGGGGACACGGCTGGCAGGGCTTGAAGCCATCGGCAGAGTGCTGGCCAGGGGGACACTGACCTGCAGGCACAGGCATTGTTCAGTCTTGGCACCCCATATGCCTGGGGCTCTCCTGCCCCATACCCAAATCCTCTTCCCTCTCAGCCTTGGCAACACCAGTATACCCAGAGCAAGTGCTGCCCTTCCTGGGGTCCCCTCTAAATAATAAACTCCCAAAACAGCAAATTCTGTGGGTCCTGGGGATGCTCAAGGCTTTCCTGTCTGCTGGCTAATGGTTGAGGTTGCAGCCCTGGCCATGCCTCGAGTGTGCCTCAAGCCTGTGTCCTCCTTACCGGTGCAGCCAGTGATGTTGGTGGCTCCTATGGGTCCAAAGGTGTCACCGCGGGGACACAGGTCACAGGACAgctgcccctccttctcctggTAGGTGCCGGGGGGGCAGGGTACACACTGCTCCATTTGCCCGTGGTAATAGGTTCCCTGCGAGCAGCTGACTGAGAGCCGGGGGGGACGTCGGTGATGCTGTGGGGGCTGTCACCGCCGGGTCCCCTCATCACCCCACCACGCTCCTTACCACACTTGCTGGCCAGGCGCTGCTGGCCCGgcccacagctctcctgccGCTCCGGGGCCACGCTCAGCTTCCGGGCCACCTCGTACTCCATCCCTGAGAAGCGCAGCAGGAACCGCTCCTGATTGATGGATTTCTTCAAGGCTTTGATGGCCGACTTGAGCTTTTTCTCCACTCTCTGTCGCAGGCAGTGCAGGTTGCAGCTGGCTGGGTGGTGCAGAAGGGAATGGGGGAAAGGGGGAAACAGGGATGCATTAAGAAGGGAGGAGTAGAGAGGGAAGCCCAGAAGCATTAAAACCACCCCCCAAATGCTCAGTTGCAAGTGCTACTCAGCACATGCCAATCTGATGCAAGATGAGGACTGGTTAATCTCCCCTTGCTGCATGGGGATGGTATCGTGTTCCTGGTCCCACCACCTGTGCCTGCACCCAAGAGGGGTCAGGCCAGTGCTGTGCCCACCTGTGATCTCCTCAGGCTTGATCTCTGCCTCAAACTCCAGTGTGATGCGTGTCACCTCTTTGCTGGGGGAGTTGCGAGCCCGGCGCCCCTTCCCCTTCTTGGATGAGTCACACTTGAGGTTGACAAAGGTGACCTGGCAGTCAGAGCATGGTGCCGAGCCACCTGTGTGCGGGGGACAGGTCAGCAGCCACCCCTGCTGGGGGACAGGCACTCCCACCTCCCCCCAGCATCACACCTCACCTTGTGCCTTCCCGGCCTCCTCCTGCTTGCCCTTGGTCCGCGGGTGCAGGTGGCACTTGGCATCCTTGATCTTGAAGGAGGTTTTCTGCTTGACCGGTGCAGCCACAGTCTCTGAAAGAACAGGCGGGTGCTCAGCAACCTGGCACggcccagccaggctggtggcagctgtggGCACCCCAGGGGCCCCCTTACcaaggcactgctggctgctgttgGTGGGTCTGTGCTGGCCGCCCTGCCGCAGGATGGGGGTCCCACAGCTCACCGTGTAGCTGCTGTCAGACTCTGTGAGTGAGCAAGGGGGGttggctctgccagggctgtgccatgCCCAGCACCCTGCCATAGAGATCCTGCACCAGGGACCTGGCCCATGGATCTACATCCAATAATgagccctccctccctcctgcccgcCCGCCAGTGCACACTGGCTGTGTAGCCACTCCTCTCCACTCAGTTCGGGCCATGCAGGGAAATGGAGATCCCCTTGCCCATGCTGGTGGTGGCACCAGCACCAGTACCTGGCAGGAATAGGGCCTTGGAGGTGCAGGAAAGGGCACAGCTGTCCTTCTTGCCCATCTTATTGCAGGTGAGGGTGGCCCGTGGTGGCACCAAACCTGGCAGGCACTTCACCAGCTCCAAGGGACATGCACCAGCTGATGATGACAATCAGAGATGCCCATGGCTGGCACAGTTCAGAGACCCACGAGGGATCCCTGTGCCCTCCAGCTCATAGAGGGATTCATCGGGGGGGGAGAGGGTGCCAGAGCATAGCATAGGGACACCAGCCTGGCAGCCAAAAGCCCCCaactcctccagcagctctgctgacctACCCACACAGTCCTTCTTGTTCCAATGCAGCttgcagccagcaggacaggTACACTGGTAGCTGCCAGGAGTGTTGATGCAGCCGAATTTGCAGCCACCCCGGTTGATGCTGCACTCATCGATGTCTATGGGGACAAAGGAAGTGGGTATGGGGCAGTGGGACCCCTTGGCTCTGACACTGAATCCCTGCGTTGTCTCAGGGCTGGGATTCTGGACAGATAAATCCAAgctcagctgggacaggggatCTGCACCACTGGGCATTTCCTGCAGTCCCAgttccctgcagctgtgccagctaCATGGGGATAAGGGACAGCCCGACTCCCGGTGTCCCCAAGGGCAAGGGATGGGTGCAGAACATCCAGACTGAGCCCAGCCCCTCATGGGCTGGAGGGTGCAGCAGATGGAGCCGACACGGAAGCACTTAGAAACTGAACTCAGCAGCCCTGATCTCTCTCTTCAGAAGAGACCCCCCAGCCTGAAATGATCCTTCAGGtcagggatggagctgccccgtcacagcccttcctgcccagctccccctcACTCGCGGCATTGGTGGGAGCCATCAGTCCCTTTGCCACAGGGCCAAGGCAGTCCCGGGGGCTGCGCTGGCTCACGCTGACTGCGTAGCTCAGAAATATGAGGAGGGTCGCTGACCCTCGCCAGCCGGGCAGCACTGGAACACCCGGGCTCGTCATCCCGGGCCGCCGGCACCGCTGCCACAACACGCTCCGGCAGCCCCTGCAAAGCATGTTTCATTCACATCCCTCCCCGCTTCCAGGGCGCAGCACGCCCCCGCCCTTGGGAGCTATCTGCCTTGTGAAATTTAAATCAAACCCTTTTGATGTTCCCCTTCCCACCCCGTCACAGCTCCGTGCCAAAAACGCCGGggatttctccctctctcccgCTGCAGACAAGTCGCAAATTGTTCCTGTCGCTCTGTTTGAAGTTGCAGACATCA
The Parus major isolate Abel chromosome 26, Parus_major1.1, whole genome shotgun sequence DNA segment above includes these coding regions:
- the RPL10A gene encoding 60S ribosomal protein L10a isoform X1, with the protein product MSSKVSRDTLYEAVKEVLHGSRAKKRKFVETVELQISLKNYDPQKDKRFSGTVRLKSTPRPKFSVCLLGDQQHCDEAKAVDIPHMDIEALKKLNKNKKLVKKLAKKYDAFLASESLIKQIPRILGPGLNKAGKFPSLLTHNENLVAKVDEVKSTIKFQMKKVLCLAVAVGHVKMTEDELVYNIHLAINFLVSLLKKNWQNVRALYIKSTMGKPQRLY
- the RPL10A gene encoding 60S ribosomal protein L10a isoform X2; protein product: MRGGAAAPGLSPPACWGRQVSGCAGCLFLWLKSTPRPKFSVCLLGDQQHCDEAKAVDIPHMDIEALKKLNKNKKLVKKLGCLLAAKKYDAFLASESLIKQIPRILGPGLNKAGKFPSLLTHNENLVAKVDEVKSTIKFQMKKVLCLAVAVGHVKMTEDELVYNIHLAINFLVSLLKKNWQNVRALYIKSTMGKPQRLY
- the RPL10A gene encoding 60S ribosomal protein L10a isoform X3, whose protein sequence is MRGGAAAPGLSPPACWGRQVSGCAGCLFLWLKSTPRPKFSVCLLGDQQHCDEAKAVDIPHMDIEALKKLNKNKKLVKKLAKKYDAFLASESLIKQIPRILGPGLNKAGKFPSLLTHNENLVAKVDEVKSTIKFQMKKVLCLAVAVGHVKMTEDELVYNIHLAINFLVSLLKKNWQNVRALYIKSTMGKPQRLY